From Anticarsia gemmatalis isolate Benzon Research Colony breed Stoneville strain chromosome 3, ilAntGemm2 primary, whole genome shotgun sequence, one genomic window encodes:
- the LOC142987734 gene encoding uncharacterized protein LOC142987734 isoform X3 codes for MNQVELVKFCKELGCCDACCLRYLGLKTPSSYENVHRHILSYLNTNTGDQSKDEEQAKENQKEPENSLCVRVSEPAVEDSVNDAEDVLTVPPAKRMKLDDVCISCLGVLQEETWPEGFDMVQEVLQTKRVSDATEGSVEVVLRAAAGGARRQAAGLRRRRAPARHTHRRVPGRPAGAGGAEEPGAGAVRVAQQAAAALRRGVHAARGGAGAGPRDAGGAARPGAARPAPAARRRARAPRGGAGAARAAVPRRPLPQAEPRPAADAVAGGGPPHDGLLRAGDHLRTGRRRLRGAAGRGGALPQVHVGGARGRGRALSRHRPPFRTRDLGPAAATRRRRAATRVRAHRPRRSSAGAASAAHRTGGPGAAQERRGVQVQDVRGALHQAVAHRPRPGHDERGGRRGGAAGARGDGARHRQHQRVQQHGARRPRARAAVAAHARARAAPPPAAHARAPHLRAQRARRAGSAGAVRGAPAHGGGHVRQGVGARRAAPHAARAGRRAGGERRHPGAGRGRRGPAVAARRAPLARRRRRCQ; via the exons ATGAATCAAGTTGAATTAGTAAAGTTTTGTAAAGAATTAGGTTGTTGTGATGCATGTTGTCTTCGGTATTTAGGATTAAAAACCCCAAGTTCTTATGAAAATGTTCATCGTCACATACTCAGC taTCTGAACACAAATACTGGTGATCAAAGTAAAGATGAAGAACAagcaaaggaaaaccaaaaagaACCAGAAAACAGTTTGTGTGTGAGGGTTAGTGAGCCTGCTGTTGAGGATTCTGTAAATGATGCAGAAGATGTGCTCACCGTGCCTCCTGCCAAGAGAATGAAACTGGATGATGTGTGTATCAGCTGTCTCGGAGTGTTGCAGGAGGAGACCTGGCCCGAGGGCTTCGACATGGTGCAGGAGGTGTTACAAACCAAACG aGTCAGTGATGCCACTGAAGGAAGCGTGGAAGTGGTCCTTCGGGCGGCGGCTGGCGGCGCGCGTCGACAAGCAGCTGGACTCCGGCGCCGTCGCGCCCCTGCTCGTCACACTCACCGTCGAGTACCCGGACGACCTGCAG GAGCTGGAGGTGCTGAAGAGCCTGGCGCCGGCGCTGTTCGAGTCGCGCAGCAAGCAGCGGCGGCGCTTCGCCGTGGAGTTCACGCGGCGCGTGGTGGAGCAGGCGCTGGGCCGCGTGACGCTGGCGGCGCTGCGCGGCCTGGCGCCGcccgccccgcgcccgccgcgcgccgccgcgcccgcgcgcCCCGTGGCGGCGCAGGCGCAGCGCGCGCCGCTGTACCTCGCCGGCCGCTACCTCAAGCTGAGCCGCGACCTGCCGCAGACGCCGTGGCTGGTGGCGGGCCGCCGCATGATGGACTCCTCCGTGCAGGAGATCATCTTCGAACCGGTCGCCGCCGCTTACGG GGTGCCGCCGGACGAGGCGGAGCGCTGCCTCAAGTTCATGTCGGCGGGGCGCGAGGACGTGGACGTGCGCTGTCTCGGCACCGGCCGCCCTTTCGCACTCGAG ATCTCGGACCCGCGGCGGCGACCCGACGACGCCGAGCTGCAACGCGTGTGCGAGCTCATCGGCCTCGGCGGTCGAGTGCGGGTGCCGCGTCTGCTGCACATCGAACG GGAGGACCTGGCGCTGCTCAAGAAAGGCGAGGAGTCCAAGTGCAAGACGTACGAGGCGCTCTGCATCAAGCTGTCGCACACCGACCTCGACCTGGCCACG ACGAACGGGGCGGGCgacgcggcggcgcggcgggcgcccGAGGTGACGGAGCGCGACATCGCCAACATCAACGCGTACAGCAACACGGCGCCCGGCGACCCCGCGCGCGTGCTGCTGTCGCAGCGCACGCCCGTGCGCGTGCTGCACCGCCGCCCGCTGCTCACGCGCGCGCGCCGCATCTACGCGCTCAGCGCGCGCGCCGTGCCGG GTCGGCCGGCGCTGTTCGTGGTGCGCCTGCGCACGGAGGCGGGCACGTACGTCAAGGAGTGGGCGCACGGCGAGCTGCGCCGCACGCGGCCCGCGCTGGGCGCCGCGCTGGGGGCGAGCGCCGACATCCTGGCGCTGGACGTGGCCGACGTGGACCTGCCGTggccgcccgccgcgcgcctcTAGCCCGCCGACGCCGACGCTGCCAATAA
- the LOC142987734 gene encoding tRNA pseudouridine synthase Pus10-like isoform X1, which translates to MNQVELVKFCKELGCCDACCLRYLGLKTPSSYENVHRHILSYLNTNTGDQSKDEEQAKENQKEPENSLCVRVSEPAVEDSVNDAEDVLTVPPAKRMKLDDVCISCLGVLQEETWPEGFDMVQEVLQTKRYECDTIACALSSPICAILREHIITLHLAEAFPGYDSKSVMPLKEAWKWSFGRRLAARVDKQLDSGAVAPLLVTLTVEYPDDLQELEVLKSLAPALFESRSKQRRRFAVEFTRRVVEQALGRVTLAALRGLAPPAPRPPRAAAPARPVAAQAQRAPLYLAGRYLKLSRDLPQTPWLVAGRRMMDSSVQEIIFEPVAAAYGVPPDEAERCLKFMSAGREDVDVRCLGTGRPFALEISDPRRRPDDAELQRVCELIGLGGRVRVPRLLHIEREDLALLKKGEESKCKTYEALCIKLSHTDLDLATTNGAGDAAARRAPEVTERDIANINAYSNTAPGDPARVLLSQRTPVRVLHRRPLLTRARRIYALSARAVPGKCRELGGLCGRSDVTVACRRSAGAVRGAPAHGGGHVRQGVGARRAAPHAARAGRRAGGERRHPGAGRGRRGPAVAARRAPLARRRRRCQ; encoded by the exons ATGAATCAAGTTGAATTAGTAAAGTTTTGTAAAGAATTAGGTTGTTGTGATGCATGTTGTCTTCGGTATTTAGGATTAAAAACCCCAAGTTCTTATGAAAATGTTCATCGTCACATACTCAGC taTCTGAACACAAATACTGGTGATCAAAGTAAAGATGAAGAACAagcaaaggaaaaccaaaaagaACCAGAAAACAGTTTGTGTGTGAGGGTTAGTGAGCCTGCTGTTGAGGATTCTGTAAATGATGCAGAAGATGTGCTCACCGTGCCTCCTGCCAAGAGAATGAAACTGGATGATGTGTGTATCAGCTGTCTCGGAGTGTTGCAGGAGGAGACCTGGCCCGAGGGCTTCGACATGGTGCAGGAGGTGTTACAAACCAAACG TTATGAGTGTGACACAATAGCCTGCGCGTTATCGTCTCCCATTTGTGCCATTCTGCGGGAACATATCATCACATTACACCTGGCGGAAGCCTTTCCAGGATATGATTCCA aGTCAGTGATGCCACTGAAGGAAGCGTGGAAGTGGTCCTTCGGGCGGCGGCTGGCGGCGCGCGTCGACAAGCAGCTGGACTCCGGCGCCGTCGCGCCCCTGCTCGTCACACTCACCGTCGAGTACCCGGACGACCTGCAG GAGCTGGAGGTGCTGAAGAGCCTGGCGCCGGCGCTGTTCGAGTCGCGCAGCAAGCAGCGGCGGCGCTTCGCCGTGGAGTTCACGCGGCGCGTGGTGGAGCAGGCGCTGGGCCGCGTGACGCTGGCGGCGCTGCGCGGCCTGGCGCCGcccgccccgcgcccgccgcgcgccgccgcgcccgcgcgcCCCGTGGCGGCGCAGGCGCAGCGCGCGCCGCTGTACCTCGCCGGCCGCTACCTCAAGCTGAGCCGCGACCTGCCGCAGACGCCGTGGCTGGTGGCGGGCCGCCGCATGATGGACTCCTCCGTGCAGGAGATCATCTTCGAACCGGTCGCCGCCGCTTACGG GGTGCCGCCGGACGAGGCGGAGCGCTGCCTCAAGTTCATGTCGGCGGGGCGCGAGGACGTGGACGTGCGCTGTCTCGGCACCGGCCGCCCTTTCGCACTCGAG ATCTCGGACCCGCGGCGGCGACCCGACGACGCCGAGCTGCAACGCGTGTGCGAGCTCATCGGCCTCGGCGGTCGAGTGCGGGTGCCGCGTCTGCTGCACATCGAACG GGAGGACCTGGCGCTGCTCAAGAAAGGCGAGGAGTCCAAGTGCAAGACGTACGAGGCGCTCTGCATCAAGCTGTCGCACACCGACCTCGACCTGGCCACG ACGAACGGGGCGGGCgacgcggcggcgcggcgggcgcccGAGGTGACGGAGCGCGACATCGCCAACATCAACGCGTACAGCAACACGGCGCCCGGCGACCCCGCGCGCGTGCTGCTGTCGCAGCGCACGCCCGTGCGCGTGCTGCACCGCCGCCCGCTGCTCACGCGCGCGCGCCGCATCTACGCGCTCAGCGCGCGCGCCGTGCCGGGTAAGTGTCGGGAGCTGGGGGGTCTGTGTGGCCGCAGTGACGTCACTGTCGCGTGTCGCAGGTCGGCCGGCGCTGTTCGTGGTGCGCCTGCGCACGGAGGCGGGCACGTACGTCAAGGAGTGGGCGCACGGCGAGCTGCGCCGCACGCGGCCCGCGCTGGGCGCCGCGCTGGGGGCGAGCGCCGACATCCTGGCGCTGGACGTGGCCGACGTGGACCTGCCGTggccgcccgccgcgcgcctcTAGCCCGCCGACGCCGACGCTGCCAATAA
- the LOC142987734 gene encoding tRNA pseudouridine synthase Pus10-like isoform X2: MNQVELVKFCKELGCCDACCLRYLGLKTPSSYENVHRHILSYLNTNTGDQSKDEEQAKENQKEPENSLCVRVSEPAVEDSVNDAEDVLTVPPAKRMKLDDVCISCLGVLQEETWPEGFDMVQEVLQTKRYECDTIACALSSPICAILREHIITLHLAEAFPGYDSKSVMPLKEAWKWSFGRRLAARVDKQLDSGAVAPLLVTLTVEYPDDLQELEVLKSLAPALFESRSKQRRRFAVEFTRRVVEQALGRVTLAALRGLAPPAPRPPRAAAPARPVAAQAQRAPLYLAGRYLKLSRDLPQTPWLVAGRRMMDSSVQEIIFEPVAAAYGVPPDEAERCLKFMSAGREDVDVRCLGTGRPFALEISDPRRRPDDAELQRVCELIGLGGRVRVPRLLHIEREDLALLKKGEESKCKTYEALCIKLSHTDLDLATTNGAGDAAARRAPEVTERDIANINAYSNTAPGDPARVLLSQRTPVRVLHRRPLLTRARRIYALSARAVPGRPALFVVRLRTEAGTYVKEWAHGELRRTRPALGAALGASADILALDVADVDLPWPPAARL; the protein is encoded by the exons ATGAATCAAGTTGAATTAGTAAAGTTTTGTAAAGAATTAGGTTGTTGTGATGCATGTTGTCTTCGGTATTTAGGATTAAAAACCCCAAGTTCTTATGAAAATGTTCATCGTCACATACTCAGC taTCTGAACACAAATACTGGTGATCAAAGTAAAGATGAAGAACAagcaaaggaaaaccaaaaagaACCAGAAAACAGTTTGTGTGTGAGGGTTAGTGAGCCTGCTGTTGAGGATTCTGTAAATGATGCAGAAGATGTGCTCACCGTGCCTCCTGCCAAGAGAATGAAACTGGATGATGTGTGTATCAGCTGTCTCGGAGTGTTGCAGGAGGAGACCTGGCCCGAGGGCTTCGACATGGTGCAGGAGGTGTTACAAACCAAACG TTATGAGTGTGACACAATAGCCTGCGCGTTATCGTCTCCCATTTGTGCCATTCTGCGGGAACATATCATCACATTACACCTGGCGGAAGCCTTTCCAGGATATGATTCCA aGTCAGTGATGCCACTGAAGGAAGCGTGGAAGTGGTCCTTCGGGCGGCGGCTGGCGGCGCGCGTCGACAAGCAGCTGGACTCCGGCGCCGTCGCGCCCCTGCTCGTCACACTCACCGTCGAGTACCCGGACGACCTGCAG GAGCTGGAGGTGCTGAAGAGCCTGGCGCCGGCGCTGTTCGAGTCGCGCAGCAAGCAGCGGCGGCGCTTCGCCGTGGAGTTCACGCGGCGCGTGGTGGAGCAGGCGCTGGGCCGCGTGACGCTGGCGGCGCTGCGCGGCCTGGCGCCGcccgccccgcgcccgccgcgcgccgccgcgcccgcgcgcCCCGTGGCGGCGCAGGCGCAGCGCGCGCCGCTGTACCTCGCCGGCCGCTACCTCAAGCTGAGCCGCGACCTGCCGCAGACGCCGTGGCTGGTGGCGGGCCGCCGCATGATGGACTCCTCCGTGCAGGAGATCATCTTCGAACCGGTCGCCGCCGCTTACGG GGTGCCGCCGGACGAGGCGGAGCGCTGCCTCAAGTTCATGTCGGCGGGGCGCGAGGACGTGGACGTGCGCTGTCTCGGCACCGGCCGCCCTTTCGCACTCGAG ATCTCGGACCCGCGGCGGCGACCCGACGACGCCGAGCTGCAACGCGTGTGCGAGCTCATCGGCCTCGGCGGTCGAGTGCGGGTGCCGCGTCTGCTGCACATCGAACG GGAGGACCTGGCGCTGCTCAAGAAAGGCGAGGAGTCCAAGTGCAAGACGTACGAGGCGCTCTGCATCAAGCTGTCGCACACCGACCTCGACCTGGCCACG ACGAACGGGGCGGGCgacgcggcggcgcggcgggcgcccGAGGTGACGGAGCGCGACATCGCCAACATCAACGCGTACAGCAACACGGCGCCCGGCGACCCCGCGCGCGTGCTGCTGTCGCAGCGCACGCCCGTGCGCGTGCTGCACCGCCGCCCGCTGCTCACGCGCGCGCGCCGCATCTACGCGCTCAGCGCGCGCGCCGTGCCGG GTCGGCCGGCGCTGTTCGTGGTGCGCCTGCGCACGGAGGCGGGCACGTACGTCAAGGAGTGGGCGCACGGCGAGCTGCGCCGCACGCGGCCCGCGCTGGGCGCCGCGCTGGGGGCGAGCGCCGACATCCTGGCGCTGGACGTGGCCGACGTGGACCTGCCGTggccgcccgccgcgcgcctcTAG
- the LOC142987734 gene encoding tRNA pseudouridine synthase Pus10-like isoform X4: MMCVSAVSECCRRRPGPRASTWCRRCYKPNESVMPLKEAWKWSFGRRLAARVDKQLDSGAVAPLLVTLTVEYPDDLQELEVLKSLAPALFESRSKQRRRFAVEFTRRVVEQALGRVTLAALRGLAPPAPRPPRAAAPARPVAAQAQRAPLYLAGRYLKLSRDLPQTPWLVAGRRMMDSSVQEIIFEPVAAAYGVPPDEAERCLKFMSAGREDVDVRCLGTGRPFALEISDPRRRPDDAELQRVCELIGLGGRVRVPRLLHIEREDLALLKKGEESKCKTYEALCIKLSHTDLDLATTNGAGDAAARRAPEVTERDIANINAYSNTAPGDPARVLLSQRTPVRVLHRRPLLTRARRIYALSARAVPGKCRELGGLCGRSDVTVACRRSAGAVRGAPAHGGGHVRQGVGARRAAPHAARAGRRAGGERRHPGAGRGRRGPAVAARRAPLARRRRRCQ, from the exons ATGATGTGTGTATCAGCTGTCTCGGAGTGTTGCAGGAGGAGACCTGGCCCGAGGGCTTCGACATGGTGCAGGAGGTGTTACAAACCAAACG aGTCAGTGATGCCACTGAAGGAAGCGTGGAAGTGGTCCTTCGGGCGGCGGCTGGCGGCGCGCGTCGACAAGCAGCTGGACTCCGGCGCCGTCGCGCCCCTGCTCGTCACACTCACCGTCGAGTACCCGGACGACCTGCAG GAGCTGGAGGTGCTGAAGAGCCTGGCGCCGGCGCTGTTCGAGTCGCGCAGCAAGCAGCGGCGGCGCTTCGCCGTGGAGTTCACGCGGCGCGTGGTGGAGCAGGCGCTGGGCCGCGTGACGCTGGCGGCGCTGCGCGGCCTGGCGCCGcccgccccgcgcccgccgcgcgccgccgcgcccgcgcgcCCCGTGGCGGCGCAGGCGCAGCGCGCGCCGCTGTACCTCGCCGGCCGCTACCTCAAGCTGAGCCGCGACCTGCCGCAGACGCCGTGGCTGGTGGCGGGCCGCCGCATGATGGACTCCTCCGTGCAGGAGATCATCTTCGAACCGGTCGCCGCCGCTTACGG GGTGCCGCCGGACGAGGCGGAGCGCTGCCTCAAGTTCATGTCGGCGGGGCGCGAGGACGTGGACGTGCGCTGTCTCGGCACCGGCCGCCCTTTCGCACTCGAG ATCTCGGACCCGCGGCGGCGACCCGACGACGCCGAGCTGCAACGCGTGTGCGAGCTCATCGGCCTCGGCGGTCGAGTGCGGGTGCCGCGTCTGCTGCACATCGAACG GGAGGACCTGGCGCTGCTCAAGAAAGGCGAGGAGTCCAAGTGCAAGACGTACGAGGCGCTCTGCATCAAGCTGTCGCACACCGACCTCGACCTGGCCACG ACGAACGGGGCGGGCgacgcggcggcgcggcgggcgcccGAGGTGACGGAGCGCGACATCGCCAACATCAACGCGTACAGCAACACGGCGCCCGGCGACCCCGCGCGCGTGCTGCTGTCGCAGCGCACGCCCGTGCGCGTGCTGCACCGCCGCCCGCTGCTCACGCGCGCGCGCCGCATCTACGCGCTCAGCGCGCGCGCCGTGCCGGGTAAGTGTCGGGAGCTGGGGGGTCTGTGTGGCCGCAGTGACGTCACTGTCGCGTGTCGCAGGTCGGCCGGCGCTGTTCGTGGTGCGCCTGCGCACGGAGGCGGGCACGTACGTCAAGGAGTGGGCGCACGGCGAGCTGCGCCGCACGCGGCCCGCGCTGGGCGCCGCGCTGGGGGCGAGCGCCGACATCCTGGCGCTGGACGTGGCCGACGTGGACCTGCCGTggccgcccgccgcgcgcctcTAGCCCGCCGACGCCGACGCTGCCAATAA